Proteins encoded in a region of the Ziziphus jujuba cultivar Dongzao chromosome 3, ASM3175591v1 genome:
- the LOC125423175 gene encoding probable xyloglucan galactosyltransferase GT14 encodes MNYFSRFLEMEKSSMVMGKYFNNNPIWFVLLSPFLLCFILLLLNLSVFDPGKDGVTTLVHDFAFPNPPDQKPIRDFLGNQATPNLTARTKSNDHSVQTNQGKINNTTQKGISAEINQFDSCLGRYIYVHDLPSQFNKDLLKNCRSLMKWFDMCEYLSNKGFGKRIEDNNSKRVLMKKGWFSTNQFSLEIIFHNRINMYKCLTNDSSMASAIYVPFYAGLEVGQHLWDLNISKRDSSARKLVHWLSKKAEWNTMWGRDHFLIGGRIGWDFRRQTEEETDWGSKLMFLPESNNMTLLSIESSSWNNDIAIPYPTYFHPSKESEVLVWQERMRKRNRRYLFSFAGAPRPNSDDSIRDNLIKQCKSSSKHCKFMRCDVSNQCEEPAKVIGLFQNSIFCLQPTGDSYTRRSTFDSILAGCIPVFFHPGSAYVQYLWHLPKNYSKYSVFISQTNIKENRVIISERLLGISKNEVRAMREEVIKLIPRIIYGNWRSDMERKLEDAFDIAVKGLLERVEKVRKKIKEGKDPSEGFAEESSRKFDLLAFEGVVNP; translated from the coding sequence ATGAActatttttctagatttttggagatggaaaaatcatcaatgGTGATGGGAAAATACTTCAATAACAATCCAATCTGGTTTGTCTTACTCTCTCCCTTTCTTTTATGCTTCATCTTGCTTCTACTGAATCTCTCAGTTTTTGATCCTGGAAAAGATGGAGTCACCACTTTAGTCCATGATTTTGCATTTCCAAACCCTCCAGATCAGAAACCAATTAGAGATTTTCTTGGTAACCAAGCAACCCCAAATCTTACCGCTAGGACTAAGAGCAATGATCACTCTGTTCAAACcaatcaaggaaaaatcaacaacACAACCCAAAAAGGTATTAGCGCTGAAATTAACCAATTCGATTCATGCTTGGGCCGGTACATTTATGTTCATGATCTTCCAAGCCAATTCAATAAGGATTTGCTCAAGAATTGTCGCAGTCTTATGAAATGGTTTGACATGTGTGAATATTTATCAAACAAGGGGTTTGGTAAGAGGATTGAGGATAACAATTCCAAAAGGGTTTTGATGAAAAAGGGTTGGTTTTCAACCAACCAATTTTCATTAGAAATCATTTTCCATAACAGGATTAACATGTACAAATGCTTAACCAATGATTCATCCATGGCATCAGCAATCTATGTCCCCTTCTATGCAGGACTAGAAGTTGGACAACATCTTTGGGACCTAAACATATCAAAAAGAGATTCTTCAGCTCGAAAACTCGTCCATTGGCTATCGAAAAAAGCTGAATGGAATACAATGTGGGGAAGAGACCATTTCTTGATTGGAGGGAGGATTGGATGGGATTTCAGGAGACAAACAGAGGAAGAAACTGATTGGGGTTCAAAGCTCATGTTCTTGCCAGAATCAAACAACATGACACTTTTGTCAATCGAATCGAGCTCGTGGAATAACGACATTGCTATCCCATATCCAACATATTTCCATCCTTCAAAGGAAAGTGAGGTGCTTGTTTGGCAAGAAAGAATGAGAAAGAGAAACAGGaggtatttgttttcttttgcagGAGCACCAAGGCCTAATTCCGATGATTCAATCCGGGACAACCTGATCAAACAGTGCAAATCTTCTTCCAAACATTGCAAGTTTATGCGATGTGATGTTTCAAATCAATGTGAAGAGCCTGCGAAAGTGATTGGATTGTTTCAAAACTCAATCTTCTGCTTACAACCAACAGGAGATTCATACACAAGAAGATCAACTTTTGATTCAATCTTGGCAGGGTGTATTCCAGTTTTCTTCCATCCGGGTTCTGCTTATGTGCAATATTTGTGGCATTTACCAAAGAATTATAGCAAATATTCAGTGTTCATATCACAAACTAATATAAAAGAGAACAGGGTCATCATCAGTGAAAGATTGCTTGGAATTTCCAAAAATGAGGTCAGGGCAATGAGAGAGGAGGTCATTAAGCTGATTCCAAGGATAATATATGGGAATTGGAGGTCTGACATGGAGAGGAAACTTGAAGATGCATTTGATATAGCTGTAAAAGGTTTGCTAGAAAGAGTGGAGAAAGTAAGGAAGAAGATCAAAGAAGGTAAAGATCCAAGTGAAGGTTTTGCAGAAGAAAGCAGTAGGAAGTTTGATTTGCTAGCTTTTGAAGGAGTAGTTAATCCCTAA